The DNA window TGTGTAACGTCTTGAGACTGATTCTCTTATATCTTTAATGCTTGCTCTAGTTTGAGTTAATACTAGATCTTTTCCTGGCGTGTGTTCTCTTATGAtatatgtagattttccacagcCAGGTACTCCTTCTATCCAACTGACTTGTGGGAATAGAGGCTTGTTGatgtgtattttatttattttagttattagctCGCCATCCAGCATAAGTTCTGTATCTTTAGTGActaatatgtatttttcagtGGTTTTGAACTTATTTTCGGCTTCTAGGAATTCAACATATTTGCCTCCTTCTTCTAGACTATACCCCATTCTGTAAAAAGtgtttgttttgaataaaaatttcttcatatcattatcaaatatgttcatattttttctcttcacaGCAACAATTGTTTTGTTCGTTACGTCTTTGTATATACTATTGAGAActtctttatatattttagcattttcaGCATCCGCCTTTTCAAGGAGATTACGCAGGTCTATCATTGTATTAATATATCTTTCGTACTTTGATATACCCTCAAAAAAACCAGCAGGATACTCAGTATCGCTGTTATTaaattgactgggtatttccaaGTAATCAATATTTCTAATTCCTTGATTATAAAATACAAAGCGAAGGGCTTCATTTTCAAGGACAGAACTCAGCATACTTATTGACGGTATATTatcttgaattgaatagttAAGAATATCAATTCCTATTACTAAAGGGTAATTATCCGAACTCCACCTGTTAAGTAGAGCAagcatattattaaatcttagTTGAGCTTGTTTGCTTGTTTCTACAATGAATACAGGACAGTGAGATTCTACAGAAAAGGCCTTAACATATTTTACCTCAGTAATAGGAAGTTGTAACCATTCGTTAAAATCAATTTTGGAGCATTGTAAGAATTTTGAAAGCCCCTTAGATAACATCATGCTGTCTCCTTCTTTACATGCAAACGAGATAACTAAATCTACATATTCACCATAATTATAAACAAGATTGATTCTACTTTTTGGGGTTTTAACAGTCatgttgaacattttaaatgtaTCTAGTGTTTCACATAAATATTCTTATtggtaatattattttgtgtaacAATAGAAACTTTCTGTTTACTGAAGTGTTGCAAGGCACCGAGAAAAATCTTTTTAAGTCGGTCTTTTCAACAACCTTCCTCAGCGCCTTTTCATACTCCGGACAGTTTTTGTCACTTACTTTGTGGTTAGCTGGATTGTTACGTTTTTTACAGTATATACATACTGGTTGTTTATTTAGATTTGGACACGACTTGATATCATGATTGGTCTCTGCACAGTGGCTGCATGTGTTGTGTTCCTGGGAACAGAAACGTCCGATGTGGCCAAGTCCATTGCATTTGAAACACCTACTTACTGATACAAAGTCTTTTACATTGCTTGATGACCAGTCTATAAATACTCTTCTcatattttctaatttatttctaatatctGCTGCGCATTCTACAACCCAGTTAACCTGCTTCCTATCTTTTGGGCCTATCTTGAAAATTGGTTTAAaagaatttctgaatttctcaagtgaaatataatcttgaaagtTCCTATTGAAAATATCGCTAACTATTTCTTCTTGACTCCACTCGGCAGGGACATTGTATATTACCAATTTAGGTTTAATTTTAGGTGGCTCACTTACCTCGAATTTAGCATCTTGTAGCGTAGATTcgctaaaaattttatttttatctacaCTAGAGTCCATCACAAGAAGTACTCCTCCGCCATTCACATTGATTGCTTTTTTAACTTTCAAAGAGTTTTCGATAGACatagtttttttaataacttttttcagGTTCTCGCTGGTCTGTTTTTCCGTTCCCTGGATCTCCTTCGGCTTTATTAGGATAGTCTTATCCTTAGGAACCGGCCGGTTCCTCTGCTCACTGGATTTCTCCTTTGTTTCTCCTggcttcttttcttctttcttcttgggCAGTTGGACCATCTCGGCGTAGCTAGGCTTCTTGATTGGAGTTGAAACTATCAGACTTGATGAAAgcttctcaatttgtttttcaatcatgTTAAGTCTTTCATTTACCTTTGTATTTTGCGCGTTTCCCTCACTGCTCACTTCGGTTTTCCCTGCGATTACTGCAAGATCCTCACAAAGCACAAGAAATTCTTTATAGTCTGCttgacatatttttttcttatcatacaGCTTTGTGCCCCAATCTTCAAAAGATGCCTTTAGAGTCCAAAGTTGGTTAAccaaattattatctttattggGCTCCATTGATTTTTGAGGATTATCACTTTCACATCTAGTATTTTCACTTTCCTCAAACTATCAGTGCAtacgcagagaagcaagcagactacaataatcgaccaatgagagctcagatagttggaactgtaccaggtcggacaatttaccacgcttcgactgtggggcaggattttggaactggaactggtttctggtacaaaatctgtcaaaactcttcccatcgaacgcggaactttttacctggtaaattgtgaatcggacaatttaccacattccatgtataCAGAACGGGCCCATTGAGGAACCACACCTCGACCTCGAACTCTACCTTTAACTCCTCACAATACGGTTACTCTTATAATCAGTAGAAAAGTTATTATAGTAGGCATGTAGAACTTACgagaagaatattttcattgagcCCAGACACTGTTACTAATGATCTTGCCAACAGTGCTTTCATACGCATAATACGTGCAAGGTTTACAGAAAGAGGTCTGGACACGCGGCAATATTACTGcttgttaaaaagtttgtttACTTGCTGCTAGCCTGAGCTGATGTAAAGCTAACGTGCTATtggtactagtagttctgtgaacagtagacctcacgtagtattctcatccacaagtgccTGATTGAAACTAGCCTATAGACCTTATgcaaatacagcaatagactggcttctccacacatctgtgtaatcacttgtcagctagctgatttatgatgaataattctatggtctgatttttactctaaatattggcgtatgaaggaggctcctttttcctttcatattatccttgaaatgcaaaatttccaaaaaccttgtatatacgtcgacgcgcaattaaaaaaggaacatacctgtcaaacttcatgaaaatctattaccgcgttttgccgtaaatgagcaacataaaacatttaaacattaagagaaatgccgaaccgtcgacttgaatcttagacctcacttcgctcggtcaataaagaaTATAGTCTAGTATAATATTGAAGTATATATAGTGTATTATATTTTGATATGGAAAAAATATCATGAGAttgacatatttttttcttcaggTATCTTCAGGTACCTTCTCCATTAGCCTTCTGAAATTGGCTACTGTCATGGCAATTCTTACCATGGGATAgacatattcttcttcttcaggtACCTTCTCCATTACTGAAATTGACTACCATCATGACAATTCTAACTTTGTTAACTGCTGCTCGGAAGAGGTACTGTGACTGCAGTTGAATGCTTTCCTCAGATTTCTCAACCAAGATATTCTTCTACGTCCCACTGATCGCTTATCAACTATATTGAGTCTCGCAAAAAATCAACACTGGTGTCTTGAACACTATCTACAGACAATGAATACGAGAGGGACCACTGGTTGGATGTAGCTTATCAGAGGCTGAGCAGAACACATTCTGGCCTTGCCCACCTATCAACAAGACTGTTCAACAAGCTGCCAATAGCAGCAAGAGACCTGCCAGCTAGGCGATTTGAtttcttcataaataaattaatactcaACTAAAATAACTGAAATTCATAGAGTAGATTACAGGTGGAGAACCCATAACATGTTGGAAAACACGTTTTAGAGTTCTTATTAGCCTATTCCTGATCAATTTTGGTTAAGAAAAGCTTTTAAAAGTGTAGgcaattcttttcttttttagttttatttttacgTGTCTTTGTGGTTTTGTAATCGTATTATGGACATGCTGATAAGTGGGTATCCATCCTCATAATTCAGAATAGGTGGCTCcaataagaataagaaataaCGAACcccaagaaattgaaaaatagtagAGTGATATTGTGGGGAtgaggaagcttttttgcttgaaatcccctcccccctctcccccatcgaccatccctcctccccttcccacCGCCCGCAGGgtgggggggtgttctaaaaatagatttccccttccccctgcccagtggtggtgaggggggttgaaaagagagagatatatctttctctctctctctttctctttctaaaaatagatttccccttccccttgtccagtggaggtgagggggatgaaaagagatatctctctctctctccccaggtgagggaaaaaaaatttccttttttggaggaaaaattccctctctatactgacagattaaagtgaatccatatttctacatctaatgctatactgacagattgaagtgaatgctagatgagggaaaaaatctctttgagaaattcccttggtgacagatcaaagtgaatccatatttctacatctaatgctatactgacagattgaagtgaatgctagatgagggaaaaaatctctttgagaaattcccttggtgacagattaaagtgaatccatatttctacatctaatgctatactgacagattgaagtgaatctctctctcactgacagattgaagtgagaaattctctcccactatagatgagggggaataatttccctttgagggggaaaaaattctctactgactaattaaagtgaatccatattactctatACTAGCGAATCcagagtgaggtcaatgactctctctctctacatctaattgaattgagaaattctctcacatctaatgctataaatctctacaatgatctaagttcttttacattttttatctgcaatatcgtacaagcatttccaaagttcatcggaatttttaacaacagataatgacgaatcatttgtacaatcataatgtagatgaccgctgtctagaatattgagcagttcgaaaatctcagataaaatcgaaaagtgtacattttctgttcttgttaacggtaaatcaacatcttgacatcctgttgaaaatttaatattcttcgcaattgaatcaaattcattaaatgaaattgacatcaagagacgagttaattttttgaattttgaaaaaccataacactgcatctcgcagatgtttgacgtgtctcgaatgagggggaaagatatatctctctttctaaattgatgagatgcacgtgttatagggaCTCGTGTCTGTAAAAAAAAGATCACCCCACACGTGTTGTCAgctctagctctaagcagcaactaaactaaaaaatgtgaatgggatattggaatgaaaaatcatttgaaggcagaaaacgtttatttacacatttcgacacaactattcataatttcatcttcaattctaattagcttatctatacacaaattatgaggacgataataacatatatagtctcttatatcatttaaattaaccgtgcttagaaaaatgtctttcaattgcttcgccaaactataattttcaggagttgatttcctaattgcactttcacactcatcgtaccaatcaatacagttttttaacctcacttccaattcgttgtcagcagccaaccactttctcggatccatgttgttgagcgaatgaagaaaactaagtataggcaggaactattatagagtaattaagtggtctttcttcattaattgatgacagacaacatgtacgcgctttatgcagtctcaatgcatgcaggcaataaacacattgtagatcctttccgttgtagaagaatccataacaagcaaagtttctttttgtgaattcgtgtacatcggagccattttcatactttgcattcgattgttctcgcacaagaaattatttgtttgatacatattttcaaacaacaaagaattataatgttgggcagagaataaagcacagcgagaatgtggtctatttttatgaatgttgcatgcagcataacaccatgaactagtgaaaaagctgaaatcaggttttggaaaatcctctggtatacattgaacattgctatgcaatcttcttaaaaactttgctttctcagttccttttgtgaaaattttctcataagctgcaaggtaatcacgtattaatgactcactgtattctgaatctccatcttcccattttattttatgatagtaacgttctaaccatgttacatcgttatacaattttgcactcaattctgtctttgcaaatggtgatttgaaatggaacacaatataattattaaactgatcaattatggcaagttctttcacaataatttgattacaatcttgtttaaaccagtgaagatcaaccgtagcaattttcgcactcgcttccttgtccacttctttctcttcggcgGGCTCGTTGAATCCTTTGTCTTTCTCCCTCCCCTCAGCGGCGGCGGCGCACTCCTCGAATccttctcgtttctcctcctcctcttctcgtttctcctcctcctccacctccaccgGCTTCGGTGtacttgcttcataatagaaactatcaagatcgcactgaataccaatagagcgagtttgtggcttgtccaaaatatcagaacacaaagaataggacatgttgcctgttcaaaggtgaaactgataatgaactaaattgagcagaatgcacaccttatataggcggcgcgctctatcaataaaattactgaacttctttcaccatgctcgtgagaggtgtgtattccatcacacgatcgctaattaaaacgcaataggcggaagtatttgcaggtactgcactattaaattccatttcaatacgaacatctgtggatgatttcaaatgacttggttggtgtgaacaatctacaacaatcagcggtgttgattcacaaaatgttttaaagtcaatttctgttccgagttcgctattgattgaatgattataatatgagggcgcgaaatccaagaacatccggtataatacctccttcttacctagcagattttcatatggataatactcgctgttcaaatatactttaacattgtaaatactacagctatcgaaattagatattgattttttaattttattcttacgatcagtttgaaatgcaattataacgtattttggactatcaaaactcgatgtggtacgaactgcccaagaatggttaagtgaattttgcaaatttggtaattcacaaatttcccaatgtcggaaacctaatttcagtggagtgtcagcatcgagcagtctcaaaaatttcagtcttacatgatcttctagagttatgtagggcattctccattgcagttttgtaattttcacactaacgcttgCTCCACTttgagactcaacacaatttagatctgtcggtgacctcaaaaagacgagttcctgtttcaaatttagaattattctttgaaaatcttcaaaaaacgggaggattaatttcaacggtacacagaaagtgaatttattatccgttagctcatatcctgctctgtcaaaaccagccaagtgatatgtgtttttatcgagagtatttttcaccaatatagctttaattgtggatgttaatccaatcaatcttgatttagaaatttgctgacctgctaattcatatcgtatttcgtcaaaaaggttgccgattacgttactgcttaatttatagtctgctgcaactggtgcatcggtcggctctgttcccggttttgtacagttaactgttccctcaatcaatatgaatgatttacaaggtaaagaatagacatctaaggaatttatgccaatacgtgcctcgtcagagttttttatttcctgtcccgaataaaccgtatgagtgtgaaattggaatttagtaatatcattataaaactgaaggtctgtctccacatccagaatttcactaattgctgcggggcctcctgacatttcgccaatcaactataaaacccaacttttctaatattctcgcgcttttagccgacaaagcacgtttgtttttaggtgttgtcgctatcgcgttcctttctctaatgacttgattggtcttattcgaacgtgggttgaaaataagataacccattacttttcacgtatgtgcaacctaattgtaattgtatctccgcggaaatcaataaacgatccgttctggtccgttacctttacattaatagtttgaatttgatgcgtattcaaaggtacataaataatcggtgatggtacttcgtttattaaataaccgctaggaacttttggtaaaaattcgtagatgatatgtttttgttttccctcagagtaactgccgcaagctaaagtacactcaactacaatactgtcaacgcttgttatgttaaccaaatgtttggaataatgccatttatttggctgcaaaacaacattatcaaaaccaagtatcttagcaatcgaatcagaacctgttaaatcaatgggtttatcagaatgaatttcaatcttcatagtatttacgttcgcacgtataataagtttattcttcttgccatgaatattcaatttattctttaaagattttataatatcctcaacttcatatgaaccagtatccaactcgattaatctatcaccatatttgaagctggaatttgttcctttgttaatgtttgcaatactattgtaactggaaaaattaatcaatccaatttcccattcatgatttttatccaattctataatttcttgtaaatgttcatagaggttactcgtgttagatcgtaatgtaataaccaccatctagtgtgttcaccacaaacacctaattacaactgatttgcaagaaacaataatgtaagatgtccacaaaaatcgctatttaatggttgcatatgctccacattataaaatatatttactccattttcttttttccaatatttgtccaattcgtatggaggttgtaaatttccaattggatcaagaTACCAAACATCagagccaactttcttatatgctacccaatgtgtcccatcctcgctttcccttgctaaattcacaatggcattctcgttttttagaatttttttgggtaatgcatctagcatatatatgcctcttagctgaatctgtaataattttgaccaatcaatcaaatcataattactcaattctccttcaatattcatgccttcttcttcttcttcttcttcttcctactcttctctGTTGTTCTATGTTTcgtaacttgagggaataaactcactccatatgatgatgatgggggtaggggtggaactctccccccactaatactaggaaaaggcttcaaaaaatatccttttcctgcaatatgctttttcaactgagctatagctttgcgtctaatatcgttactataacttctcctctcattcttcttcttcttcttctttctcaaagacccaccaaacgccgctttagctttcataacgtttgtaacaagatagctaagtgctttctcggcaaggggtgtttgaggatttttgaaaatgtcccatgcagcgtttgctagagctctgtcggCTACCGCacgagttttattatcgctattttgagtataggctatatcatgtatcttgcaagctctatctaatgaatttataccttgatcacctctgtttaacctttcattaaccttggtcCTTGGGCCACACCACTCATATcccggaatatgatattcttcccccaggttatcaattaccttatttaaaatagttgatgtcacattacctgccaaacctgacacacttttaaaaactcttgctgctgaactcaagattcctctaccctgtttcctcgaactctgcttttttctcctacataccatttttcattacctttcaactcaatggttgaacattaactgaggttaattaatcaatacaccaacttgaattggttcaattttcaatcgagttggaaatgaattcatacCATGATTGCtatgatacattgcttgaatgataagaatataatttcaaatctGAAAGGTGAATGCGATTTGAAAAGGGGAGAAATGATGCTGGCCCACCCACATCTGTAGGAGCACGTGCGAACACGTGCTAATGTAGGAGGGAGCGAGAAGCCGCCAGCGCTTGCCTGCAcagctgtgtgtgtgtgtgtgcgtgtgtgtgtgtgtgtgtgtgtgtgtagcggAAAAGACTAGTGAGCATGctcgcaacaaactataaaagacaCAGTCACCTTATttgaatatcattcacaacagaacAGGTGAAGCatcatttcttcttctgtgtgtttctactattcattacgaacttatcaacaacggcaacaacaggtaagaattgaaaacaattttttatcaaatatgcaCACATTTTATTGAACACTACTATTACATAacaaatttatacatatttaATGCAAAACATGTTAATGCTCACCGACATAAATATAGTTAAATGCCAAATTTGCTAATTTTGcacttaacaatttttatgtctGTCAAaaaagcattaacatgcttCACAAACAGACATAGGGATTTACAATTTTtgttaaaatgttcaataacTTTGGACGTCAAACTGCGGCTATACCTCTCCGGCATGTATATGTCCGTCAGCCGTACAGATGTTAAATGCActtttaaaattacatggcGACCATGTTGGTTTGTGATCTCCCGTACCCCCACGATGGGGTACGCCGTGTCCTCCACCAACTGCCGGAGAGGCGTCCACGGTTTCTCCACCCGACTATTTATAATGGCGAGCAAGTCCTCCGTCTCCACGTACATCTTGTTCTCcgcttcctcctcctcccttcgTCGCACCTCCTCCATCAGCGGTAGCATGGATGAGTTCTCTTCCGgcacacgtttctgttgaaaaaatatttcattagactcttatttgtttcaggttataaaatcatACGAGAGAGGGAGaacttgctcaacagattcactattcaaaactgaaagtaagtaataactcagaaattctccgattacttgaactcaattcaaattgctagataattgactcaaaaaatatttcagttcattacatgttcatttttatcaacaataattttgtttcacacgaaatattataaacagtttatgcatgtgaacgcatttttcataattcaaataacaatgtattattcgaatcaatatttcagttcattacatgctcatttttatcaacaataattttgtttcacacgaaatattataaacagtttatgcatgtgaacgcatttttcattattcaaataacaatgtattattcgaatcaatatttcagttcattacatgttcatttttatcaacaataattttgcttcacacgaaatattataaacagtttatgcatgtgaacgcatttttcataattcaaataacaatgtattattcgaatcaatatttcagttcattacatgttcatttttatcaacaataattttgtttcacacgaaatattataaacagtttatgcattattcgaatcagtaatttgatatagtaagtaatatatataagtaataactcggaaattctccgattacttgaactcaattcaaattggtagataattgaattgtttcatgcaatatattcgaatttattatcgaaattactaaaacatgttttgaatttttatccaaatttcaatgcaacCATCATGAGAATTTATCTGTGTTCGGATTGTTTTGATAGCACAATTAGAAGTCAAGCTCAGTCTTCGCTCACAGTATAAGAATCAGTAATGACTTGTAATGCACGCAAGAGATTTTATCCATtagaaattagttttaaaaattcacattttataaagattttgtgcacattacatgttaatacaataataataatatttgttgaaactaacctttgattgagtgagcacctcctcctccttttccccGCTAACATCTGGCTCCTCGAACGTTAATTTCCTCTTCGCCTGCTTCTGCCTGATGCTGTTTGATAGGGTTGTCAGCACCGCACGCCGCGGTGCCCAGGTAGTCGGTGTTGATTGAGGGAGAGGACTGTCCCCGATGATGATCTCCTCACCCCTCTCTCGTTGTACGAAGATTCCCCGTCACTTCAGGGGTGAGGCAGAGGAGGAGGCGGGGGAGGCAGCGGAGGCGGTAgcggcagcagcagcagaagagGCGGCACACGACTCGGCAGCTTTGCGCTGCCAATAGTTGAGCACACGCTGCGGGGGTGGGCTATCTGGTAAGATGAACGATGGAGAACTCATCTCGTACGATGTGTGAAGTATACTCGAATCAGTCTCTGAtgtgaatgataattttcctctcatcacttctgtttatatagcatacgtttctctctctgttccaggcacgtgcgagcgagagcgtggtacaaggcgaaaaaaattcgaatttctcccCAACAACACATGCTCCCAGATCGTTATCAGATTGTAAGTATCCCACACACGATCACttttcaaatagcatccatgtgttaggagatgaaaaaaaaatctcgtctagaactcagcatgacacttcac is part of the Nilaparvata lugens isolate BPH chromosome Y, ASM1435652v1, whole genome shotgun sequence genome and encodes:
- the LOC120355125 gene encoding uncharacterized protein LOC120355125; this translates as MSSPSFILPDSPPPQRVLNYWQRKAAESCAASSAAAAATASAASPASSSASPLNIRQKQAKRKLTFEEPDVSGEKEEEVLTQSKKRVPEENSSMLPLMEEVRRREEEEAENKMYVETEDLLAIINSRVEKPWTPLRQLVEDTAYPIVGVREITNQHGRHVILKVHLTSVRLTDIYMPERYSRSLTSKVIEHFNKNCKSLCLFVKHVNAFLTDIKIVKCKISKFGI